The Acidobacteriota bacterium DNA window TCTGCGATGAAACCGTAGTAGGCCTCGGCGATCGCGCCGGCGATCGCGGCCAGGGTGTCGCTGTCGCCTCCGAGGGATACCGCGTTGCGCACGGCATCTTCGTAGGACTCCGATTCGAGGAAGGCGATGACCGCTTCCGGCACCGTGCCCCGGCAGGAAACGTCGAAGGCGTAGGCGGGCCGGATTTCCTCCAGCGTGCGGGTGAGGTCGTACCCGAACCTCGCCGTCACTTCCCTTTGAATCCGTTCCTTGTCCCCTGTCGTTCTGGCCAGGAAAACGGCCAGGGCCGCCGCCTGGGCGCCCTTGATCCCTTCGGGGTGGTCATGGGTGATTGCGGCCGAACGGGCGGCCTCCCCGAGCACCTCGTCGATGCTTTCGTACGCCCACCCCACCGGGCCGACGCGCATGGCGGACCCGTTGCCCCAGCTGTGGTACGGTTCCGGCGCATCGGAAGAGAGCCAGCCGGAAAAGGCGCCGCCGTAGCCCGCCCGGGGGTGCCGCCGGCCGATCTCCCGGATCCAGCGGGCGT harbors:
- a CDS encoding ADP-ribosylglycohydrolase family protein, which codes for MIGAIAGDIIGSVYEAHPIKTRDFPLFGPGCRFTDDTVLTVAVAQAILEDGDYARWIREIGRRHPRAGYGGAFSGWLSSDAPEPYHSWGNGSAMRVGPVGWAYESIDEVLGEAARSAAITHDHPEGIKGAQAAALAVFLARTTGDKERIQREVTARFGYDLTRTLEEIRPAYAFDVSCRGTVPEAVIAFLESESYEDAVRNAVSLGGDSDTLAAIAGAIAEAYYGFIAEPILEKVRSCLTPDLWSITERFRGRFVQ